AAAACTTTCGTATCATAATAAAAAATTTCCTTTCTTAGTTTAACTTGCCTAAATTGTGAATATCTCCCCGTAAAGCAAAGAAGAGGCTTAATTCATAACAAATATTATACTACATTTAAATTTAATCTCTTGAATGAGTAGTAATCATCTGTATACTCTAATTTTTACATTATAAAAACTTCATAATCATGGTCTTGCATTATATAAACGCTTATATCAGATATTTACAAGTATTATTCTCAGTAGCAATACACATTCGTAACAGCATAGTATGAACTCAAAGAATTAGAATTTGCCAAAGAACGAGAAGAATTACACCGAGCCTCAGCCATCAAATATTTATAAAGATTTCGAGTTAAGCAGCAAAGAAGAATGGGGCGTACCTTGTCCGACATGCGGAGAATTTAACGCGTCTTCATGGGAGCAGATAAAATATAAAGGCTGGATAATAGTCAATAAAGTGGACAGAAACAGATAAAAAACTAAATTTTTGTC
Above is a genomic segment from Synergistaceae bacterium containing:
- a CDS encoding phage terminase large subunit family protein, with protein sequence MPKNEKNYTEPQPSNIYKDFELSSKEEWGVPCPTCGEFNASSWEQIKYKGWIIVNKVDRNR